CAAGCCAACTATGGCCGCTTCACTGATGGGCGTGTCCTTAACTCTTCTCCCCCCGAATTCTTCGAGGAGGCCTCGAGTGGCGCTAAAAGAACCCCCTGGGTAGGCTACATCTTCACCAATGACAAAAACCGACTCATCCCGGGCCATCTCTTCCTTGAGGGCCTCGGTAATCGCCCTAATATACCGCACCTCTTTCATTTTCCTGTTTCCCTCATAGAACGCCAATTTTTGCCCAAGCGC
This genomic interval from Deltaproteobacteria bacterium contains the following:
- a CDS encoding alpha-ketoacid dehydrogenase subunit beta, which encodes MKEVRYIRAITEALKEEMARDESVFVIGEDVAYPGGSFSATRGLLEEFGGRRVKDTPISEAAIVGL